A window from Dehalococcoidia bacterium encodes these proteins:
- a CDS encoding response regulator transcription factor — protein sequence MTILVAEDDVDLLDILCFAIRRAGHDVVAARDGAAALELFRRKEPQLVLLDVQMPRMDGWEVCKAIRDESSTPIIMLTARSADEDVVRGLQLGADDYICKPFSPTQLLARVQAVLRRTNENPTQPRLGWQTISAGDLRLDPQWRRVTRSGHDIHLTPIEFKLLYELVLHEGQVLPHQTLTDRVWGYEGVDDASLLKGHIRNMRRKLEDDSASSGYIQTVAGVGYTFRRKPESSETRALP from the coding sequence ATGACGATTCTTGTTGCCGAAGACGATGTTGATCTCCTCGATATCCTTTGTTTCGCTATTCGCCGAGCCGGCCACGATGTTGTCGCCGCACGCGACGGAGCCGCGGCTTTGGAGCTGTTCAGGCGGAAGGAACCGCAACTCGTGTTGCTTGATGTGCAGATGCCGCGCATGGACGGCTGGGAGGTTTGTAAGGCGATCCGGGACGAGTCATCAACGCCGATCATCATGCTGACCGCCCGCTCGGCCGATGAGGATGTCGTGCGAGGGCTCCAGTTGGGAGCCGACGACTACATCTGCAAACCGTTCAGCCCGACGCAACTGCTCGCGCGCGTGCAGGCCGTTCTGCGACGGACGAACGAGAATCCGACGCAACCGCGCCTGGGATGGCAGACGATCAGCGCGGGCGATCTGCGCCTCGATCCGCAGTGGCGCCGCGTAACGCGCTCGGGGCACGACATCCATCTGACGCCGATCGAGTTCAAGTTGCTGTACGAACTTGTGCTGCACGAGGGCCAGGTCTTGCCGCACCAGACACTCACCGACCGCGTGTGGGGGTACGAAGGCGTCGATGACGCGAGCTTGTTGAAGGGGCACATCCGCAATATGCGGCGGAAACTCGAGGATGACTCCGCTTCGTCCGGCTACATCCAGACCGTCGCCGGCGTGGGTTATACCTTCCGCCGCAAACCCGAGTCGTCTGAAACTCGGGCGCTGCCGTGA
- a CDS encoding NUDIX domain-containing protein, whose product MQTVPRHKAWHALQVYTIRFLPLPLRVKERLVWLLSPRYRLGVHAVVTDAAGRVLTLHSSYSGRWQLPGGTVDFGESFDTAMRREGFEELGLAFAALERVGTCSDATGRQLHAIYRAVLMPGSIQLSVEHRRWRFQQASKLSPFYRAIVCQALDPTGGEVRLPG is encoded by the coding sequence ATGCAGACCGTTCCCCGACACAAGGCCTGGCACGCGCTGCAGGTCTACACGATCCGCTTCCTCCCTCTGCCGTTGCGGGTGAAGGAACGGCTGGTCTGGCTCCTCTCCCCGCGCTACCGCCTGGGTGTGCATGCCGTGGTCACGGATGCGGCCGGCCGGGTGCTCACCCTGCACTCGAGCTACTCGGGCCGCTGGCAGCTGCCCGGCGGAACCGTGGACTTCGGCGAGAGCTTCGACACGGCAATGCGTCGAGAGGGTTTCGAGGAGCTCGGCCTCGCCTTCGCCGCGCTAGAGCGGGTGGGCACCTGCAGCGATGCCACGGGCCGCCAACTGCATGCGATCTATCGCGCTGTACTCATGCCCGGGTCGATTCAGCTCAGCGTCGAGCACCGCCGCTGGCGATTTCAGCAGGCGAGCAAACTGTCGCCGTTCTATCGGGCCATCGTTTGCCAGGCGCTCGATCCGACTGGCGGTGAGGTGCGCTTGCCCGGCTGA
- a CDS encoding transposase, producing MPSVPHISDALWDRLRPIIAGGDPATVMDLGVGRSLVDAVLYRAITGDAWLDLPSELPHDDRAWQTYERWKRSGVLHQLSATLHVDLDDATIVPAVEGVRGG from the coding sequence GTGCCGAGCGTACCGCATATCTCGGACGCCCTCTGGGATCGTCTTCGCCCAATTATCGCCGGAGGCGACCCAGCCACGGTGATGGATCTCGGCGTCGGTCGATCGCTCGTGGATGCGGTGCTCTACCGGGCGATCACCGGCGATGCATGGCTGGATCTTCCCAGCGAACTGCCGCACGACGACCGGGCATGGCAAACCTACGAGCGCTGGAAGCGGAGCGGCGTTCTTCACCAGTTGTCTGCCACGCTGCACGTCGATCTGGATGATGCGACGATTGTGCCCGCGGTCGAAGGGGTCCGAGGCGGCTAG
- a CDS encoding response regulator transcription factor, with protein MKVLFASGDTALRGIAGYGLEWLGHEVQTAADGVDALMLWLNGRHDVALLDGDLPTLSGFDVCRLIRLSSAIPVVLFLRPLDEQELIRGYESGADDCIIKPFGIRQLQLRIEALLRRSVQSPSTPRRHDSVQVIFGDLVLDRPRMSVQKNHQPLTLTRTEFRILEYLMERAETIAPADELARYALADSSASERRSLKVHISRLRHKLSVVGGTLIEIRSFPRYGYGLMNRQVIRPAEQRDVEMHRSPEIDRKSMAGLDGAVVVDLQPLGRAKP; from the coding sequence ATGAAGGTCCTGTTTGCCAGTGGCGACACGGCACTGCGGGGCATCGCAGGCTACGGCCTGGAGTGGCTTGGGCACGAGGTGCAGACCGCCGCCGATGGCGTTGACGCGCTCATGCTCTGGCTGAACGGCCGCCACGATGTGGCGCTGCTCGACGGGGACCTGCCCACGCTGAGCGGTTTCGATGTATGCCGGCTGATCCGCCTGAGCTCGGCGATTCCCGTCGTCTTGTTCCTTCGTCCCCTGGATGAGCAAGAGTTGATTCGCGGCTATGAAAGCGGGGCCGACGACTGCATCATTAAGCCATTTGGTATTCGGCAGTTGCAGCTGCGAATCGAGGCGCTGCTGCGGCGAAGCGTGCAGTCGCCGTCCACACCACGGAGACACGACAGCGTCCAGGTCATCTTCGGCGACCTGGTGCTCGATCGCCCGCGGATGTCCGTTCAGAAGAACCACCAACCGCTGACTCTGACGCGAACAGAGTTTCGTATCCTCGAATACCTCATGGAGCGCGCTGAGACCATCGCGCCCGCCGACGAGCTCGCACGATACGCGCTGGCAGACTCATCGGCCAGCGAACGCCGTAGCTTAAAAGTGCACATTTCGCGCCTCCGTCACAAGTTATCGGTGGTTGGTGGAACACTCATCGAGATTCGATCGTTTCCGCGCTACGGCTACGGATTAATGAACAGACAAGTGATCCGACCAGCCGAACAACGAGACGTGGAGATGCACCGTTCGCCGGAAATAGACAGGAAGTCGATGGCGGGGCTGGACGGTGCGGTGGTGGTTGATTTGCAGCCTCTGGGGAGAGCGAAACCATGA
- a CDS encoding UDP-glucose/GDP-mannose dehydrogenase family protein gives MTRICVIGAGYVGLVTGACLAERGHDVVCLDTDTAKVQQLRAGDSPFYEPGLDELLVQVRSSGRIRFTHNYADAIPGAEAVFIAVNTPSSAEGQADLMAVRAAARDLGPLLSADTVIVNKSTVPIGTGDLVAFLIAQCTRVPFSVVSNPEFLREGSAVHDFRHPDRLVLGSRDPEAARRVAALYGPLDCPILITDIRTAEMIKYASNAYLATRISFINEIAAVCERLGADVTEVARGMGYDQRIGPQFLNAGIGWGGSCFPKDVRALIHMAAASGSHPQLLRAVVEINHDQRLGVIQKLKHYLGSLEGRTITLLGLSFKPNTDDLRNAPSVDLIELLRQEGCHIRAYDPVALERARRELPDIELCADAYAGARDADALVLVTEWEEFRRLNFGTLRRLMRSPLVIDGRNLFEPTVMRQSGFTYAGIGRPAALAVEERADEFAYGGRPNASEPTFASMPA, from the coding sequence ATGACTCGTATCTGTGTTATTGGGGCGGGATACGTCGGCCTTGTCACCGGCGCCTGTCTGGCTGAACGGGGACACGACGTCGTCTGCCTGGACACCGATACCGCCAAGGTCCAGCAGCTCCGGGCCGGCGATTCGCCGTTCTACGAACCTGGTTTGGACGAGCTGCTCGTGCAGGTGCGTTCCAGCGGTCGCATCCGCTTTACGCATAATTATGCCGACGCCATCCCCGGTGCGGAGGCAGTGTTCATCGCCGTCAATACGCCATCAAGCGCCGAAGGCCAGGCAGACTTGATGGCAGTGAGGGCTGCGGCACGCGACCTGGGGCCACTGCTGAGTGCTGATACGGTCATCGTCAACAAGAGCACCGTGCCGATCGGCACCGGCGATCTCGTAGCGTTCCTGATCGCTCAGTGCACTCGTGTTCCATTCAGCGTGGTGTCGAATCCAGAATTCCTGCGCGAAGGCTCCGCCGTACACGATTTCCGCCATCCGGATCGACTCGTGCTGGGCTCGCGCGATCCTGAGGCGGCTCGGCGTGTCGCCGCGCTCTACGGTCCGCTGGACTGCCCGATACTGATCACGGACATTCGCACCGCAGAAATGATCAAATACGCTTCGAACGCGTATCTTGCTACCCGTATCTCCTTCATCAATGAGATTGCCGCCGTTTGTGAACGACTCGGTGCGGATGTCACCGAGGTCGCGCGGGGAATGGGCTATGATCAGCGGATCGGCCCCCAGTTCCTCAACGCCGGCATCGGTTGGGGCGGCTCCTGCTTTCCGAAGGACGTGCGCGCACTTATCCACATGGCGGCGGCAAGCGGATCGCATCCGCAACTGTTGCGCGCGGTGGTGGAGATCAACCATGACCAGCGTTTGGGCGTGATCCAGAAGCTGAAGCACTATCTCGGTTCGCTGGAGGGGCGGACGATCACGCTGCTCGGGCTCTCATTCAAACCGAACACCGATGACCTCCGCAACGCACCCTCCGTCGACCTGATCGAGCTGCTGCGCCAGGAGGGGTGCCACATTCGCGCCTACGATCCGGTGGCGCTGGAGCGGGCCCGCCGGGAGTTGCCCGACATCGAGCTTTGCGCCGACGCCTACGCGGGAGCGCGGGACGCGGATGCCTTGGTGCTCGTCACCGAGTGGGAGGAGTTTCGGCGGCTCAACTTCGGCACGCTGCGCCGGTTGATGCGCTCGCCGCTGGTGATAGACGGACGCAATCTCTTCGAGCCGACGGTGATGCGGCAGAGCGGCTTCACGTACGCCGGGATCGGGCGCCCGGCAGCGCTGGCCGTGGAGGAGCGGGCCGACGAATTCGCCTACGGCGGGCGGCCGAACGCAAGCGAGCCGACGTTCGCCTCGATGCCCGCCTAA
- a CDS encoding sugar transferase, whose amino-acid sequence MAIRLGTATTDGEAVSRDTPAEVPQLCHAASWNGWQRPAKRAMDVVGASILLIVLAPLLLAIALAIKLDSRGPILFRQTRLGKDGRFFSFLKFRSMVADAEARQAELDALNEADGPIFKMKHDPRLTRVGRFIRKTSLDELPQLWNVLRGEMSLVGPRPPVPKEAARYEAWQHGRLAVKPGMTGLWQVSGRSNVRFSEMVKLDFQYIERWSLWLDLKILLLTVVAVIRTDGAY is encoded by the coding sequence ATGGCGATCCGACTGGGGACAGCAACCACGGATGGCGAAGCGGTATCCCGCGACACGCCGGCCGAGGTTCCGCAACTGTGCCACGCGGCGAGTTGGAATGGGTGGCAGCGTCCGGCCAAGCGAGCGATGGATGTCGTCGGCGCGTCGATCCTGCTGATCGTGCTGGCGCCGCTGCTGTTGGCCATCGCTCTGGCGATCAAGCTGGACAGCCGCGGCCCGATCCTCTTTCGCCAAACGCGGCTGGGCAAGGATGGTCGTTTCTTCAGCTTTCTGAAGTTTCGCAGCATGGTGGCCGACGCCGAAGCGCGCCAGGCAGAACTGGACGCCCTGAACGAGGCGGATGGCCCGATCTTCAAGATGAAACACGATCCGCGCCTGACGCGGGTCGGACGGTTCATCCGCAAGACGAGCCTGGACGAGCTGCCCCAACTGTGGAATGTCCTGCGTGGCGAGATGAGCCTGGTTGGGCCTCGGCCGCCGGTGCCGAAGGAAGCGGCGCGCTACGAAGCCTGGCAACACGGCCGCCTGGCGGTGAAGCCGGGCATGACCGGTCTCTGGCAGGTGAGCGGCCGCAGCAACGTGCGCTTCTCAGAGATGGTCAAGCTGGATTTTCAGTACATCGAGCGGTGGTCGCTCTGGCTGGATCTGAAGATCCTGCTGCTCACGGTGGTCGCGGTTATCCGCACCGACGGCGCCTACTGA